The DNA segment GCCCCGCACACAGCATCCATATTGTTAATACCTTTCCCTACGCACACATCTAAGTAGTCGCACAgtctcaaacacacacgtacacacactcgcacgcatccagacacacgctcacacacacatatactcaTCCTCAGCCCAATATAGCAGAATTGCCACCCAACCCCAGTTGGAACCAATTGCCTATTTTACGTttttaaatacacacacaaatacaacaGTCGCAATATGCCCTTCCGGCATTGTTAGCCCAGCAACAATGACAAAAGACACACATAAACACCCACACAAgtaccgccccccccccccccccccccccccctcatggGTATACGCACACCGAGCAGGGGTTGAAATTCAACACCCCCTTACCAACaatgggagggagggaggaggtGGGGGCAGAGCAGTTTCCCCCTCAAATAACTGGGtgggaaaaaaacaccaccaagGGCAAAAAGATAGCTTTCCGAGCAGTCGATGATCCAACACGCCGTTGTTCGACAACCTCGCAGTAGGGCAGACACAACCCAACCAAGTGACCTTGACTGTTCCACTTGAACAGATGCGCGGCGATCAAGTAGGCGACGCTGGTGTGCGATGCGCTCGGGGATGCGCGAGATTATCATCTCCAAAACCGCCACATCCGACCCGAGTGAGTTGagtttgttgctttgttgaggtggtggtggtccatCCATTAACAACTTCTCGCGCATCTCGCGATGAGATGGGGGCCTCAGCTCTTGGTGGGGGGTGGACTTTTTGGGAAGAGGATTTCAAGTACGCGCTCACCCCGCACCGTTAACGATCAGTGAAATCTGATGCATAGCACTTCATCACATACGAACAACATCAATAGGAATAGTAGGTATGGGATTTGATTACGCAGTGCGTATTCTACGTTTTACCTTCACATTCTTCGCGCTCCAACAACTGGAAAGGGCTTTTACAATGTTCCAAGAGAATTGATGGAAAAAAGAGCTATTTATATACGGGGTTTCGTTAATTGCAGGTAGTTCCTGCACTCATCATACAATGTACAAGGCTTTTCAGTAGGGTGATTCTTCAATCGAATCACCCATATTTCTATATTTATTGCATTGGGTTCGGTAAACCCTCTTACGAGCATCTCCAGAACACCTCTCTTTTCACAGATacccgtgtgtgtgctgttttttacTATTATCAATTAAAGTGAAACAACGATGTTGCATCCCCAGCAGTGCATCTAAACCCCGTTGCCCGGGGCAATGAATGAGCATGTGCAGCCGATCGAACTCCAATGTGCTGCAGGCCAATTACAGCAAACGAACTCAACCGAATTGTTGAAGCATCGTGTAGGCAACCATTGCCCATAGCGGAAGTGCAAATGTTCCACCTAGGAATGGGCAGTATACACAGCAAACAACCAGACAGTGTTGTGTTTGGGCtgcgaaaacacacacacccagccaGAACACGATTCTAATAATAGAGTAGAATCCCTTGcgtttgagtgtttttgttttgtaatgtttCATTCACGGTTCGTTGCTGTTCTCCGAAGATGGTATTCTAGTACCAAATGGTTTTGGATTCTCGGTACCTCAGAGCTCATACGATACTTCTTCCCCCGCACGGCGTACCACTACTGTGGTACGTCTTTGCAACCATTGGGCGTACAGAAACTCGATCCATATGCGCAAGAGCTCTGTTGGTTCGAGCTGACATCAGCATTTTTGTCGCATGTTTGATTCTATTTTGGGACAAATAGTAACGGAATCTCCGGATGTGAAGCAGAACAGCAGGCCATTGGAATAATGTGTTGGGCCGAGGCATCTCCATATTGAGCCAGTAACTTCCTCCAGTTGGTAATGGAGAGAAGAGGGGTTAGCTACAACATAATTGCATGAACAAAAGTAGATCAATCCATCAATCTCCGAGGCGGGTACGTCTGACTGTCTGGATGGTGTTTGTGGTGCGAAAAAAAAGCGGGTCAGTACCATCCGGTTGTATCAGTTGGACAAGCTGCATCTGAGCATGTTGTGAATCGCTTTGAGCTGCTGCGATGGAAAGTTTTGTAAACCAGTTCAGTTTATTGCACAGGAGCGGGAGCTAGTAGAGAGCTAGCCAATTGCGTTGTGTTGCcctttgctgtttgctgcaaAGTTCTTTCCGAACGCGTCATCGTTgtagacacaaacacacgcgcaaaGCACTTTATTGCTGACCACTCCAAGGCCCTAAGGTATAGGCAGCTCCAATACAATTCCACATGgtcaactctctctctctctctctctctctctctctctctctctctctctctctctctctctcacacacacacacacacacacaaactcacatgttctttttgctttcatgCTGCTCTGCTCTCTTGTCCCCAGATGGAAGAACCGTTTGGCCGTTATGATGCTCGAATCAGCTGTTCAGAGTAAAAGGGAAGGAGGCCAATGTACTAAACAcaagcgtacacacacacacatccacacacaaacaccagaGCTCCAGTTCATGCCTTTTTGTTGGAagggtgtgttgtgtgttggtgtcATGAGCGCCTACTGCGCAGCTGTGCGAAAAACGCACACCGAGTTTACCCCAACCGATTGGAGGGTGGGGTGGCTTGCTTTGATGGCCTCCAAACatgccccctccccccaccatCACGAGTGCTTTCACTGGTGGCCCTGTTTCGTGGTCACATTTGAGAGAGCTTTAGAGCCTATACCCAAccacggagagagagagagaatgagagaagGGTTGTATAAAGAGGAATCGCTTCTCAACCGTCCATTTTGCTCGTTTTGCACTTGTCctcccaacaacaacaccgcaCAAAGGGAGTTGTACAACTCGCCAAGGGTTCTTTgcccaaaacaacacacataccaTTGCGTACAGCACAGTACGCATATGCATGCATGATATTACAGCAATGGTTGATGTTGTGAAGAGAACATCCGACAAAACAGGGGGACAGACAGCCAGATTCCGTTGCTGGCTCTCCGCCATCGTACGATCAGCTGTGTTATGCTACACACGGTCAATGCTAcaacactgtgtgtgtgtgtgtgtgtgtgtgtgtgatgtggtGAGGTGTGTCGGAGAGGCAGATAATTTGCCCGAACTTTGATCCTCGGTCCTGCTTCCGACCGCTCCGCTAGTGACGCCATTTTGATCGCCAGCCCGTCCATGTCGCCATTTCGAGCCAAAAGCCAAATGTGCCTACAACGTATGCTATGCTAAGCAACTCCACAACTTGGGCTTGGTTGAGAAAAAATGAATGGAAgcagccacaaacacacacacacacacgcctacACGGCCCTCAACTCACGATAGACAGCAACAACCAAGGCAACGCGTCCTTGGCCAGGGATTTGCTTGGCAAGATGCAAACGATTAAGATTGTCGCTTTTAAAGTAATATTTGTATgttaaattttgaaattttgaaactAGTTCACCCCATTGTAAGAATCGTTTCCGAAAGGCCAGAACTACAGCGCGCGAAGGACACTCAATTACGGGGTACACACGGTGGAGAGCATTTGGTGACGACATTTTGTACACAGCAACTCGGGCAACGCGAGGGGTTGTTGTGAAGCTGGTGGTGGGCGCAAAATACAAAATCCGCACCACCGTCCAACACCCTCACAGCTCGACCCAGACGGCGATCTGGGCAAAGgcgaaaccaaccaaccattcTCACCACCACCCATTTGTGCGCATGTGCTCGGCATTGATTTCTTtgctcttgctgctgctgcgggaaaggaaaaaatgcCTGCACGCGCGTTAAAAATAGTCCCTTGAAGAGGGCACAACAGTGCAACATAATTGTACAAGGCTTGCGATATTTGAAAGAAGCTTGTTTTTTGACAGGCGTTAAACCATATCTATGCTGAAACCCTTCAACTGTACAGCAAGCCCTTCATATAATATACACTGTAGCCTTGGCTGTCTATTGACACCATTTTTAGTCCCAAAAATATACACCTACAAGGCCTATAGGCATACAGTAAGGTGGACAATTTTGCCGACTCCTTATTTGTTGAACCTCCTTTTCTCCCTCCGGACTTCAACCTAAATAGCAGAAGCAAATACCCCCAACACACGTGTGGCCAGGCCAGCAGCTCTCGCAACCTAGCAACAATCGATCATGATGGCACGTTTGCCTTTACGCCTtgggcaccaccaccatcatcaccatttcGCCACAACAATTAGAAAGTGGCATCGAATCTCGAAACACGCGATCTTCTGCGGACCGCGCGCAGAAAAGGCCCGATGATCGATCAGCCGTTGCGGAAGGAAACCCTCGCAGCAGTTTTCCCCCATTTTACCACCAGTTTTCGATGAAAGTTTAGCAGCACCACACTCCAATGAACCCCGTGGAAAACGGTGTCAGTGTTCCGGGTCGGGTGCCAAAGCCCGCGTGTAGAGGGCAACTCCGTTTTAAATCCATTTTTAAACCAGATAGAATTGCGTAGATCACATGCGATCAGGCTTGCGGTGAATCAGTTTAATCTTTACTGTAAGATATCATCAATAAGTCTTTACATACCCTTAATACTGATGCTAAGTTTACTATCCCAAATGCCCATATCCATATCgcaatccattaaaacactaaaatactttatacaaaaaaaaagaacaaaattcaaaacatttcCAATTCATCCACATCATTATCCCATCGTTCGGTGCAGCTGTGGAGACTGCAGCAAAgcataaacacacaccaaaaaccatTTACACCGCTCGTCTGGCATTGCAGTAGCTGGTTTTGGCACTAAATTTAAACACAtacggtagcagcagcacgtgtACTGTACAGATGTGCCACATGTGCGCCGCAGGGACACACCACCACAAGTAACACACCCCAACTTTGCCCTGTTTTCATTGATCGTCCCAGCAAAACGTCGCGTATAGGTATGAACGAAACAAAAGGAAGATATTTATAGGAAATTTTGAAGGGAAAAATTTAGGAAAATTTAGAGCTATTTTTACGCAAAAGACGATCAGTTCCTCCTGAGGAGAAGAGGAGATTCCCACTagtaattatttatttgaaatgttGTATGCTGGTCGTTGTTGATTCAAATTACTATTAGAAACGTTTATAAAGCAAATCGCTTCACAGCATTTTTGCTAATTTCCTAGTACTGtgcgtttttatttattttaaaattgcacTAGTACACTGAACACCTgaaaagaaacataaataCAGGGGGGGGTGGGGAGAAGACAGAGGGGAAAAAATGACGGCGCAAAATTTTGGGACAGCGGAAAAGAAAGTATCTCACACAACTTTTGCCCAGAAGGTAAAAGGAAAAATAGATTtctatttaattttgttttttttttcaaagaaagGGTAAAAAAAGCAGGAGGATAATAGCCAAAAACGTTATCTAGAAGCAGCTAACAGtggtaaataataaaaaaaaaacataaaacaacagaTAGTGTggaaatttaaaagaaaaacagctaATAGTTttaagcaaaagaaaacagcaacaataatGACACGAAATAAGAAGTGTTTCGTTAAAGTAAGAAAAAGATGTATCAAACCGAAAAACATAACAGAACATGGAAAAAACCCAActaccaaataaaaaaagcaaataaaaggaaaataatggAGCAGAAAACTATCCCTAGGTTTCGAAGGAAGGAACCTAAAACCGTCAAAACGTTTATCAAAGTCAAGCGGAAATGTGAACCGGAAAGGGAagggatgttttgtttttcaaaaataaagaaagaaagcaacaaacaaaaaaaaaacatttgcccAACGACGGTAAGTAGATAACATAGGGCAGGAGGGGGTAAAAATGGAAGATTTGCTAAcagcaattgtttttttttgttctgctttgTTTAACCTTTGCACGACACCAAAACACGACCACGAAAAGGAGCAGAAACGGCAAAAGCATTTGCGAAGGAGCGATaaggatggatggatgggtggTGTGGGTAGCGGAAGTAGCGGAAGTAAGGGGCAtcatgttttggttttgttttgctccagGGCACGTTGTCGATAAGGTAAAATATGATATGCAagggtttgtttttcgcttcgttgtttttttcttcttttaataaaacaaaaaaataaatgcacttttttttttgcaatttaccTGATACATGGCGGTCCGGGGCAGATCGAGACAGACGGCACAGCACAGTATGCCGCCGAGGCGCAGCTCCAGCTTTTCGACCTTCGCGTTCGGTTTGTCGCCCTTCTTCTTGCGCTTCGCCTCCGGCTCGCCGCAGTCGTCCGCCGGGTCGGCCGGGCGGCCGTGGACGGAGCGGCTGGCcggcgcctgctgctgcttcaccaGCTCGAGCGGCCGAACGGGCAGCTGCACGGGCCGGGCAGCGGCCGCATTTGTGCCGTGCGatggtgccgccgccgccgacgacgAGGACGGGGACGGTGTGGCGGACAGTGTGATAAGGGTGGGCGGCAATGGGTCACCGGCTGCGACGGTGGAAGGGCCACCGGTCGGCAGCTGTGAGCTAACGGCCGGCGTACCGGACGACGACACGGCCGAGGATGAGGAAGGAGCCGaagaggagggggagggggaggaagaggacgacggttgttgttgttgttgctgctgctgctgctgctgctggacacGATGCTGAGCGATATTAAGCATCTGGTTGAGCAGCAGATCGGACGCCAGGCTTGACTGGCGGGTGGAGGacgtgccggtggtggtggcactgACTGAGATCAGCACGgtcggggtggtggtggtgccgccCGGGGCCGGTTCGGACGGTGCGGCACCGGACCCGGATGACGTGGCCACATTCGACGAAGAGGACGAGGaagaggacgaggaggaggaggcagaGGATgacgaagaggaggaagaggacgaggaggagctTCCCGAGTCACCCGCCATCGCGTTTATCACGTTCAGGTTCATCAAGTGGCCCGCACTGGCCGTGGGCGTTTCCACCAAACTATCTGCCATAATGTCTGCGAAGGGCTATAAACCGCAAGGAAATCTGATCCggttggggagggggggtgggcGGTGGATGGAGGGTTGGGTGGTCGGTCAAAGAAGGTGGTCACCGAACGGAAAAGAAACGCTTCACAAAATAGTTTTCACCACTAGCGAAATACGAAACACTGAcacgcgcactcacacacacacacacacacacacacacttcccgTCTGGAACTGTCCCTCTGCCAACGATGGCTGCTACGATGGAAATGTTCTTTTCACTTCACACCACTAAACACCACTGCACAACCTTTTgggtgaaatatgtttgctgCGCCGTTTTGTATGCCTACACACAACAAAGGTGACGTTTTGAGCGACACATTGAGGGTGTCTTCGAGGAGATGGGGCATGCTAAAGGGTGAAGATAAaacgatggaagaaaatgaggATTAATATTGTCTGCCTTTTCCGTGTCGTTGCTGTTTCTCCTGCTTTTTCTAACTAGGTTATGTTGGAGTGTCCTGCCTTATTGGGGACGAAAGCAACACAACACTAGAGCCAAAAAACCCCCCAAAGAACAACCCTCTCAATTTCCGTCCATCCAAGTAGGAGTTGATTTTTCCAGCTACCAGCCTGCTTTGTTCTTTGTTCTTGGTTGTTTTGTGGCGTTCCGCCGCCACCCTTCTTAAGAATCCCTTTTCCGAGGGGaaaggggaggagggggggaagTGGCGGTGGGAGTTGCACACTCGCGAGCACACGGAACATTGGACCTCACACTCACGCACGCGCGCCACGGCCCCTTGATATTTAGCTGGCTCGGCATACCTCGACAGAAATGTATTTTCGCAAAAGGGAGCACCGGAAAGAACCTATTATTTTACTcaatgggggagggggggggcatACTGCAATCGCGTAACCTATACCAACGCAACCATCGACACCTTTTGAACCCTAGAACGGATGAGGCGTTGGAAAGGGAAGAAGGAAGTAGGCCTCACAAAAGCCCAAAAAATGTGATAAGAACATCTAT comes from the Anopheles coluzzii chromosome 2, AcolN3, whole genome shotgun sequence genome and includes:
- the LOC120952064 gene encoding cysteine and histidine-rich protein 1 homolog, with the translated sequence MADSLVETPTASAGHLMNLNVINAMAGDSGSSSSSSSSSSSSSASSSSSSSSSSSSNVATSSGSGAAPSEPAPGGTTTTPTVLISVSATTTGTSSTRQSSLASDLLLNQMLNIAQHRVQQQQQQQQQQQQPSSSSSPSPSSSAPSSSSAVSSSGTPAVSSQLPTGGPSTVAAGDPLPPTLITLSATPSPSSSSAAAAPSHGTNAAAARPVQLPVRPLELVKQQQAPASRSVHGRPADPADDCGEPEAKRKKKGDKPNAKVEKLELRLGGILCCAVCLDLPRTAMYQCSMGHLMCAGCFTHLLADGRLRDQNATCPNCRTEISKNNSSRNLAVEKAVSELPAECQYCSKEFPNKSIDYHESTECEDRPTDCKYARIGCQWRGPIHEVTSHEGNCAHPRKSGADVMVALQAHDAKAAEDKKLFLTLIDLLSYEKIIFNDLQLKPYRTDEYVHRLYYETSRFSAFNHQWVVKAIINKSQRDPHESCERDITYQLILKSKTTSPLPMHFFVLRGPFSDIKVDTQIYKHDFADTETESPFKLLPLPDTAECNRLLAAKAINFRLIMFLASK